The genomic DNA CGGGGAGCCCCTGCGGGCCACATGCCGGCTGTCGCTCAAGGAGATCCCGACGCCGACCAAGGGCCAGAACCCCACCTCCGGTGCCCTGACCGCCCAGCGAGTCCACCGCGTGGTCGTCGGCGACTCGCTCCCCTCGCTGGCCTGGCGCGAGTACGGCAGCGCCACCCGCTGGCGTGCCATCGCCGAGGCGAACGGCATCGACGACCCCATGCGACTGCGGCCCGGCAGCGAACTCCTGCTGCCGTCGGCCGACGACGTACGACGCGGACGAGAACGAGAACGAGGCGGAACACCATGACGACTCAGACGACGAAGTCCTTCACGACCGTCCTGAAAGTGCTGGTCCAGGGCTCCCCGCTGCCCGACCCCGTGGCCGGGCGCCTCGTCTCCGCCTGGATCGACACGAGCGTGAACGTGCCGGCCGCCTTCCGGCTCGTCTTCAGCGACCCGGCCCGTGATCTGCTGAGCACCTTCCCCTCGCTCACCGTAGGCGCGAAGACGGAGCTGATCCCGTACACGGACGGCACCAAGGGCCGTCCGCTGCTCACCGGCGAGGTCACCGCTCTCGAGGCGGACGCCGACGGGACGGGCAAGTCGCTGATCGTCCGCGGATACGACCCCGGTCACCGGCTCCTGCGCAACCGCCGCGTCGCCGGATACCCGAACATGACCGCCGCCGACATCGTGCGCCGGCTCGCCACCCAGAACGGACTCAGGACCGGGACGATCGACCCGACCCCGACCGTCTACGAGCTGGCCACCCAGCCCAATCTCACCGACTGGGACTTCCTGGCGCGTCTGGCCCGCGAGAACGACGTCCATCTGTACTTCGACGAAGAGGGCCGTCTCCAGTTCACCGCCCTGCGCACGGCCTCCGGTGCGCCCGCCGACACCACGCCGTCCGGGCAGAGTCCCTACGTCCTGGAGTTCGGCGCCAACGCCACCAACAGCCGGGTCTCCGTCACCGCCGCCGGGCAGGTCCCCTCGGTCTCGGTGCGCGGCTGGGACGTACAGACCAAACGACCCCTCTCCGCCGACGCGCCCGCCACCGCGAGCACGCAGATCCTCACGGACACCACACCCGCGAAGCTCAGCACCCCGTTCGGCGCCGCCTCGCTCACCGGCACGGCGGTCCCGTACACCACACAGGCCCAAGTGCGGCACGCCGCCCAGGCGTTGGCGGACGATGTGACGGGCTCCTTCGCCGAGCTGGAGATCGCCGTGAACGGCAATCCCGAACTGCGGCCGGGGGTGCCGGTGGCGCTCAACGGCGCGGGGTCACCGTTCGAGGGCAAGTACACGGTCACGGGTGCACGGCACGTCTTCGCGTCGCGGCAGCAGTACACGACGTGGGTCCAGGTGAGCGGTCGTCAGTTCCGTTCGCTGTACGGGCTGGCGGCAGGCTCCCAGGAGGCGCCCGCCCTGCCCGGTGTCGTCGTCGCCGTAGTCAGCAACATCAAGGACCCGCTGAAGATGGGCCGGGTCAAGCTGCGCTTCCCCTGGCTGTCCGACACGTACGAGAGCGACTGGTGCCGGGTGGCGCAGTTCGGCGGCGTACGCGGGGGCGGGCTGATCCTGCCCGAGGTCAACGACGAGGTGCTGGCCGCCTTCGACCGGGGCTCGCTGGAGCACCCGTACGTCCTGGCCGGTCTCTACAACGGTGTCGACAAGCTGCCCCGCATCAAGGAGGGCAGCCCGCCCGTCGACGCCACCAGCGGCACCGTCAACTGGCGGAGCCTGGCCTCGCGCGGCGGCCAGGCCGTCGAACTGCTCGACGACGCCCGCAGAGCGCGGGGCGTACGGCTGCGCACCGGCGACGGGGCACTCACCGTCCACCTCGACCAGAACCGTACGACCGTGACGATCCGCAGCGACGGCAGCGTCACCATCCAGGGGGCACGCGGTGTCGACGTGAAGGCGGGCGGCGACCTGAATCTCACGGCGGCACGGGCGGTGAACATCTCCGCCGGGGCCGCGCTGAACCTCAAGGCCGGCGGCAAGGTTGGACTCACGGCGGGCGGCGCCGTGACCCTCGACGC from Streptomyces sp. NBC_01478 includes the following:
- a CDS encoding VgrG-related protein, which translates into the protein MTTQTTKSFTTVLKVLVQGSPLPDPVAGRLVSAWIDTSVNVPAAFRLVFSDPARDLLSTFPSLTVGAKTELIPYTDGTKGRPLLTGEVTALEADADGTGKSLIVRGYDPGHRLLRNRRVAGYPNMTAADIVRRLATQNGLRTGTIDPTPTVYELATQPNLTDWDFLARLARENDVHLYFDEEGRLQFTALRTASGAPADTTPSGQSPYVLEFGANATNSRVSVTAAGQVPSVSVRGWDVQTKRPLSADAPATASTQILTDTTPAKLSTPFGAASLTGTAVPYTTQAQVRHAAQALADDVTGSFAELEIAVNGNPELRPGVPVALNGAGSPFEGKYTVTGARHVFASRQQYTTWVQVSGRQFRSLYGLAAGSQEAPALPGVVVAVVSNIKDPLKMGRVKLRFPWLSDTYESDWCRVAQFGGVRGGGLILPEVNDEVLAAFDRGSLEHPYVLAGLYNGVDKLPRIKEGSPPVDATSGTVNWRSLASRGGQAVELLDDARRARGVRLRTGDGALTVHLDQNRTTVTIRSDGSVTIQGARGVDVKAGGDLNLTAARAVNISAGAALNLKAGGKVGLTAGGAVTLDAVGTASVKAVGPVSLVSAANASVTAATVTLTGVTLRNGVPF